In Leucobacter insecticola, one DNA window encodes the following:
- the brxL gene encoding BREX system Lon protease-like protein BrxL, whose translation MHSDEATQGQTAQEAVEAQQPNQTPLDRKINEHFAGMVVRKDLVKAVKGNAIVPSYVLEYLLGQYAASDEEATIQSGIDTVRLILAEHYVHRNQSELVKSKIKEKGRYRIIDRVSVTLNEKDDVYQAEFVNLGIKGVVVDSGTVNAHQKLLVGGVWCLCDIEYLHTDEPKAAPWVLASLKPIQMSSFNFAGYLAARYEFTTDEWLDLLIQSIGFNPEMFGRRAKLLQLVRLIPFVERNYNLVELGPKGTGKSHIYSEFSPHGMLISGGEVTVPKLFVNNTNGRIGLVGYWDVVAFDEFAGKKKRTDKALVDIMKNYMANKSFSRGVETLGAEASMVFVGNTSHTVPYMLKHSDLFDELPESYHDPAYLDRLHFYIPGWEVDTIRGEMFSEGYGFVVDYIAEVLKSMRNVDYSDRYQQHFTLGKDISTRDRDAIHKTFSGLMKLLYPHEQAAPEEIEEILRFAVEGRKRVKDQILRIDDTMAQVKFGYETNTGEWCAVTTLEEDEYPQHYYRSTGVAAGDQADEGGVDRAPSTGAPRLGAVASVAEATSTTKADDSESLFAGQRDYSENQRGVSFETLLMPYLAGATEISLRDPYLRQPHQGRNLVELLAMLAGAKDPADNITFVLVTSQDPDPVFKGRQLEMLKDIHDRSVQYGIELKVSFDPSAHDRWITADTGWRINLGRGLDIFQKFEGGWMDFATTRQEFRQVRAFGVTYIRENDAARF comes from the coding sequence ATGCACAGCGACGAAGCAACACAGGGGCAGACGGCACAAGAGGCAGTCGAAGCGCAGCAGCCAAACCAAACCCCACTCGACCGCAAAATCAACGAGCACTTCGCCGGGATGGTCGTGCGGAAGGATCTTGTCAAGGCAGTCAAGGGCAACGCCATCGTGCCCTCGTATGTACTCGAGTATCTGCTCGGGCAGTATGCGGCGTCAGATGAAGAGGCCACGATCCAGAGCGGCATCGACACCGTTCGCTTGATTCTTGCCGAGCACTACGTACACCGTAACCAGTCAGAGCTCGTCAAGTCGAAGATCAAAGAGAAGGGTCGCTACCGCATCATTGATCGCGTGAGCGTCACCCTCAACGAGAAGGACGATGTCTACCAAGCCGAGTTCGTGAACCTCGGTATCAAGGGTGTTGTCGTTGACTCCGGCACGGTGAATGCGCACCAAAAGCTGCTTGTCGGCGGGGTGTGGTGCCTGTGTGACATTGAGTACCTCCACACAGACGAGCCAAAGGCCGCGCCGTGGGTTCTCGCATCGCTCAAGCCCATTCAGATGTCGAGTTTCAATTTCGCCGGCTATCTCGCAGCGCGCTACGAGTTCACCACCGACGAATGGCTCGACCTGCTCATTCAGTCGATCGGCTTCAACCCCGAGATGTTTGGCAGGCGCGCCAAGCTGCTGCAGCTTGTGCGCCTGATTCCGTTCGTTGAACGCAACTACAACCTCGTCGAACTCGGCCCCAAGGGCACCGGCAAGTCACACATTTACTCCGAGTTCTCGCCGCACGGCATGCTCATCTCGGGCGGCGAAGTGACCGTACCGAAGCTGTTCGTCAACAACACCAACGGGCGCATCGGTCTCGTCGGGTACTGGGACGTCGTCGCCTTCGACGAGTTCGCGGGCAAGAAGAAGCGCACCGACAAGGCCCTCGTAGACATCATGAAAAACTACATGGCGAACAAGTCATTCTCGCGAGGTGTCGAAACGCTCGGGGCAGAAGCGTCGATGGTGTTCGTCGGCAACACCTCGCACACCGTGCCGTACATGCTGAAGCACTCAGACCTCTTCGATGAGCTGCCCGAAAGCTACCACGACCCCGCATACCTTGACCGCCTGCACTTCTACATTCCGGGGTGGGAGGTCGACACAATACGCGGCGAGATGTTTTCCGAGGGTTACGGCTTTGTCGTCGACTACATCGCCGAGGTGCTCAAGTCGATGCGCAATGTCGACTACTCCGACCGCTACCAGCAACACTTCACGCTCGGGAAGGATATTTCGACTCGGGATCGCGATGCGATTCACAAGACCTTCTCGGGGCTTATGAAGTTGCTCTACCCTCACGAGCAGGCGGCGCCCGAAGAAATTGAAGAGATTTTGCGGTTCGCGGTCGAGGGCCGCAAACGAGTTAAGGACCAGATCCTCCGCATTGACGACACCATGGCCCAGGTGAAGTTCGGCTACGAAACGAACACGGGTGAATGGTGCGCAGTCACTACGCTCGAAGAGGACGAATACCCGCAGCACTACTATCGTTCGACTGGTGTGGCAGCAGGGGATCAAGCTGATGAAGGCGGAGTGGATCGCGCGCCGTCTACTGGCGCACCACGCTTGGGGGCCGTAGCTTCCGTGGCCGAGGCAACTAGCACGACCAAAGCAGACGATTCCGAATCGCTTTTTGCTGGGCAACGTGACTACTCCGAAAACCAGCGCGGTGTTAGCTTCGAAACGTTGCTGATGCCATATCTCGCGGGTGCTACCGAGATTAGTCTCCGAGATCCTTACTTGCGACAGCCGCACCAAGGGCGGAACCTTGTTGAGCTGCTGGCGATGCTCGCCGGAGCCAAAGACCCCGCTGACAACATCACGTTTGTGCTTGTCACCAGCCAAGACCCCGACCCGGTGTTTAAGGGTAGGCAACTCGAGATGCTCAAAGATATCCACGACCGTTCTGTACAATACGGTATTGAATTGAAGGTGTCATTCGACCCCTCCGCGCATGATCGCTGGATCACGGCAGACACGGGATGGCGCATTAATTTGGGTCGTGGCCTCGACATATTTCAGAAATTCGAGGGGGGCTGGATGGATTTTGCCACGACTCGACAAGAATTTC
- a CDS encoding ATP-binding protein: MQDFGLLDVPYPMRKLSLSPLGELTRVGTGKNGDESYSFKRGVLTFPTVGDPAVLPTVAQLRAIVESGDNRHVKIGTSPLAADANVMIDPDRLFGRHLAVLGNTGSGKSCSVAGLIRWSLEAARKKSGSDPNARFIVLDPNGEYSKTFNDLGARVFSVEPRDGAQQMVVPTWLWNSDEWAAIAQASAATQRPLLKRALRDVRSGLSGGTETAELRSREVRRYLTSQMVLLGRYISENLYKDKATMVGKYMRTVVEDLNYYAEEGDNLSILAGRLGKYLDEQANTLEGGKGEYFRAFKLNDLKYTITCLAEIANEFGGSIATDCVSEDAPLPFRIETLADHFEQLGVEEKVSQFTDFLVTRIRSLISNVQLRQIAGDDMELTLASWLENHFGSETREDSAVITVLDLSLLPAESVHVITAVIARMTLEALQRYRKLNDGAVLPTVLVMEEAHTFIKRRSADGDIQGAQDACSAIFEKIAREGRKFGLGLVLSSQRPSELSPTVLSQCNSFLLHRLSNHTDQDLVQRLVPDNLRGLLRDLPTLPSRNAILLGWASELPVSVEMRMLNQEQRPQSDDPDFWNVWSGKNDNDELVERTVDWKAIADDWQGFANATAHEPDQGQHDSFDAEAVWTGGEDNSGEGSYADE; the protein is encoded by the coding sequence ATGCAAGACTTTGGTCTGCTCGATGTTCCATACCCGATGCGCAAACTTAGCCTGAGCCCGCTCGGCGAGTTGACGCGTGTTGGCACAGGGAAAAACGGGGATGAGTCGTATTCGTTCAAGCGCGGGGTGCTGACCTTTCCCACTGTCGGCGACCCTGCAGTCTTACCAACAGTGGCGCAGCTGCGTGCGATAGTCGAATCGGGCGACAATCGTCACGTGAAGATTGGCACGAGTCCGCTCGCCGCAGACGCCAATGTGATGATTGACCCGGATCGATTGTTTGGACGCCACTTGGCAGTTCTTGGCAACACGGGCAGCGGCAAATCATGTTCCGTGGCGGGGCTTATTCGGTGGTCACTTGAAGCGGCTAGGAAGAAGTCCGGTTCAGACCCGAATGCACGGTTTATCGTGCTCGACCCCAACGGCGAGTACTCGAAGACTTTCAATGACCTTGGCGCCCGAGTATTTTCTGTTGAGCCACGTGATGGCGCTCAGCAAATGGTTGTGCCAACGTGGTTGTGGAATAGTGACGAATGGGCCGCCATCGCTCAAGCGAGCGCGGCGACACAGCGCCCTTTGTTGAAGCGAGCGTTGCGAGATGTCAGGAGCGGCCTCTCGGGGGGAACTGAAACCGCAGAGTTACGTAGCCGCGAGGTTCGCCGCTATCTCACTTCCCAGATGGTACTGCTTGGGAGATATATTTCCGAGAATCTTTACAAAGACAAAGCGACGATGGTTGGCAAGTACATGCGAACAGTTGTCGAAGATCTCAATTACTACGCCGAAGAAGGGGACAATCTCTCTATACTGGCAGGCCGACTAGGGAAATATTTAGACGAGCAGGCGAACACCTTGGAAGGCGGTAAAGGAGAGTACTTCCGAGCGTTTAAGCTGAACGATCTGAAGTACACGATTACGTGCTTGGCCGAGATTGCCAATGAGTTCGGAGGTTCGATCGCTACGGACTGCGTTTCCGAAGACGCACCGCTTCCATTTCGAATTGAGACGCTCGCGGACCACTTTGAACAACTCGGTGTCGAGGAAAAGGTGTCACAATTTACCGACTTCTTGGTGACCAGGATCCGATCGCTCATATCAAATGTTCAGTTGCGGCAAATTGCCGGGGATGACATGGAGTTAACTCTTGCGAGCTGGCTCGAGAATCACTTCGGGAGTGAAACGCGGGAGGACAGTGCGGTAATCACCGTACTAGACCTTTCACTTCTCCCAGCAGAGTCGGTTCATGTCATCACCGCAGTCATCGCCCGTATGACCCTTGAAGCGCTCCAACGTTACCGCAAACTCAATGACGGCGCTGTCCTCCCGACCGTGCTTGTTATGGAAGAGGCCCACACATTTATCAAACGTCGATCTGCGGACGGTGATATACAAGGTGCGCAGGATGCATGCAGCGCCATTTTCGAAAAGATCGCGCGGGAGGGCAGGAAGTTCGGACTCGGGTTGGTTCTCTCCTCCCAGAGACCAAGCGAGCTCTCGCCGACAGTGTTGTCGCAGTGCAACAGCTTCTTGCTTCACAGGCTAAGTAACCACACGGACCAAGACCTGGTGCAGCGACTTGTTCCTGACAACCTTCGTGGGCTTCTGCGTGATCTACCAACGTTGCCCTCACGAAACGCGATATTGCTTGGCTGGGCTTCAGAACTGCCAGTGTCGGTGGAAATGCGTATGCTCAATCAAGAGCAACGCCCTCAATCAGATGACCCAGACTTCTGGAACGTCTGGTCAGGTAAAAATGACAACGACGAGCTCGTGGAGCGGACCGTGGATTGGAAGGCTATCGCTGACGATTGGCAAGGCTTCGCAAATGCCACCGCTCACGAACCCGATCAGGGACAACACGACAGCTTCGACGCTGAAGCTGTATGGACAGGCGGAGAAGATAATTCAGGCGAAGGCAGTTATGCAGATGAGTGA
- a CDS encoding SIR2 family protein yields MADSTPPVNILKVRDDAKPFVFTLEDGGYVTPANGTVNPDWCDDSDARVHKRDLRERVEPWLTALLQSDHLNLLVGSGLTVGLSYLAEANSNSGMAGGDFPQFNNLIEPQAQVSAEAAGREQPNIEDQVRVATQLLRGLEILEDDRADGLRTELEGVLREFAQSVLDGERALATAEHDKRAEAFNALVSFLMSFASRTGSRDRLSIFTTNYDRVLEIGAELAGLHLLDRFVGSLAPIFRSSRMDLDLHYNPPGIRGEPRFVEGVARLTKLHGSLDWVNVDESIRRMGLPFGARDIAPYLDAPGLEGADANSLIIYPNSTKDRETAEYPYVELFRDLAAAVARPNSTLVTYGYSFGDEHINRVIRDALTIPSTHLVIISHDDKLGRIMDAYENWGRQAQISLMIGPELAGIEPLTSHYLPKASIDTASRRMADLLRQRIGPNPRTDENGKSTKGGA; encoded by the coding sequence ATGGCCGACTCAACACCACCGGTGAACATACTCAAGGTACGGGATGACGCGAAACCATTTGTGTTCACATTGGAGGATGGAGGGTACGTTACTCCTGCCAACGGAACGGTAAATCCGGATTGGTGTGATGACAGTGACGCAAGGGTTCACAAGAGAGATTTGCGCGAACGTGTTGAGCCCTGGCTGACTGCGTTGTTGCAGTCAGATCATCTCAATCTTTTGGTTGGCTCGGGGCTCACTGTCGGGCTTAGTTACCTTGCCGAGGCAAATTCGAACTCGGGGATGGCCGGTGGTGACTTCCCTCAGTTCAATAATTTGATTGAGCCTCAAGCTCAAGTATCAGCCGAAGCTGCCGGTCGGGAGCAGCCAAACATTGAGGATCAGGTTCGGGTGGCCACTCAGCTTCTTCGCGGTCTCGAGATCCTCGAAGACGATCGTGCAGACGGACTGCGAACCGAGCTGGAGGGGGTGCTGCGCGAGTTCGCGCAGTCAGTTCTTGACGGCGAAAGGGCTCTAGCGACGGCGGAACACGACAAAAGGGCGGAGGCTTTCAATGCGCTTGTGTCGTTCCTGATGAGCTTTGCCAGCCGCACTGGTAGCCGCGACCGTTTGAGTATCTTCACTACCAATTATGATCGCGTGCTCGAAATTGGAGCGGAACTCGCGGGCTTGCATTTGCTCGACCGGTTTGTCGGTTCACTGGCTCCAATCTTTCGTTCGTCTCGCATGGATCTCGACCTCCACTACAACCCACCGGGTATTCGCGGTGAACCTCGTTTTGTGGAAGGAGTTGCGCGACTCACCAAATTGCACGGTTCACTTGACTGGGTAAACGTCGACGAGTCGATACGACGTATGGGGCTTCCTTTCGGCGCTCGCGACATCGCCCCGTATCTCGATGCTCCAGGTCTTGAAGGTGCCGATGCAAATAGTCTCATCATCTACCCAAATTCAACCAAGGACAGGGAGACTGCGGAGTACCCCTATGTCGAGCTGTTTCGGGACCTAGCAGCGGCGGTCGCTCGCCCGAATAGCACCCTCGTGACCTACGGGTACAGTTTTGGTGATGAACACATCAACCGCGTTATTCGTGATGCGCTCACGATTCCGTCAACGCACTTGGTGATCATTTCGCATGATGACAAACTTGGCCGGATTATGGACGCTTACGAGAATTGGGGCCGCCAGGCGCAGATCTCCCTGATGATTGGGCCAGAATTGGCGGGTATTGAACCTCTCACCTCTCACTACCTGCCGAAGGCGTCGATCGACACTGCTTCCAGGAGGATGGCTGATCTACTTAGGCAGCGAATCGGACCAAACCCTCGCACGGATGAAAACGGCAAGAGCACCAAAGGTGGTGCTTGA